A single region of the Gossypium arboreum isolate Shixiya-1 chromosome 12, ASM2569848v2, whole genome shotgun sequence genome encodes:
- the LOC108460079 gene encoding two-component response regulator ARR1-like, which produces MAISYESNMNNVYAGVTVLLVDGDSTCLIILSKMLRSFGYKVVTTKQATDALCIIRDQQHKIDLVLMEACLHDMDKYELLETIRNISSIPIIVMSTDYDRNSVLGSLFKGATLHLEKPITMDDIKNLWQFTLIKGQEINVPIVEAKSCTKEVPSMESALGVVVDGRRNLRDEKRKRPLEVENDKEGDNCDQGSSTLKKPKLIWTNELHNRFLQAIDMLGSEAYPKKILQVMNVPGLRKENVSSHLQKHRLLLKRQQEAIQNTISSTVSQAASHHALSEFSPRNGFHRFTDTAQTTSVAEQHGYINDLVQDNLNG; this is translated from the exons ATGGCTATCTCATATGAATCCAACATGAACAATGTATATGCAGGTGTTACTGTTTTGCTTGTAGATGGTGATTCAACATGTCTCATTATCCTATCAAAGATGCTTAGAAGCTTTGGCTATAAAG TGGTGACAACTAAACAAGCAACAGATGCACTTTGCATCATACGTGATCAACAACACAAAATTGACCTTGTCCTAATGGAAGCTTGCCTCCATGATATGGATAAATATGAGCTACTTGAGACCATAAGGAACATATCTAGCATTCCTATTATTG TCATGTCGACCGATTATGATAGGAATTCCGTGCTAGGTAGCCTCTTCAAAGGTGCAACGTTGCACCTTGAGAAACCAATCACCATGGATGACATTAAGAACCTATGGCAATTTACATTAATTAAGGGACAGGAAATTAATGTACCGATTGTTGAAGCTAAAAGTTGTACCAAGGAGGTACCATCAATGGAGAGTGCGTTGGGTGTTGTCGTTGATGGGAGGCGGAATCTTCGGGATGAGAAAAGGAAACGACCACTCGAAGTGGAGAATGATAAGGAGGGAGATAATTGTGATCAAGGTTCTTCAACTCTAAAGAAGCCAAAGCTAATTTGGACTAATGAGCTACACAATAGGTTCCTCCAAGCTATTGACATGCTTGGTAGTGAAG CTTATCCAAAGAAAATACTTCAGGTTATGAATGTCCCTGGATTGAGGAAAGAAAATGTTTCAAGCCATTTGCAG AAACATCGTCTCTTATTGAAACGCCAACAAGAAGCAATTCAAAACACCATAAGCTCCACTGTTTCACAAGCAGCATCGCATCATGCCTTGTCTGAATTCAGTCCAAGAAATGGGTTTCATCGTTTTACAGACACAGCACAAACAACGTCAGTTGCAGAACAACATGGTTATATCAATGATCTGGTTCAAGACAATCTTAATGGTTAA
- the LOC108460118 gene encoding RING-H2 finger protein ATL64-like — MLIWFLFGLEFVTVYWLVFGSCFLSSFFRNRTVKKMMSSGMNLITTAIAFATSVIFIVFICSRIICGRIRGSQSRQMFHRQSEIDLQQAEEQIRGLEPVVVATIPTLRFNSETFTSIEDTQCSICLGDYQEKQVLRIMPKCGHNFHLSCIDLWIRKQSTCPVCRLPLQDIGETKQMRAATFRTMITLPSPQCSSSSTNPDMNT; from the exons ATGTTAATCTGGTTTTTGTTTGGTCTTGAATTTGTCACTGTATATTGGTTGGTTTTCGGGAGctgttttctttcttctttttttagaAACAGGACAGTTAAAAAGATGATGAGTTCGGGCATGAATTTGATCACAACTGCTATTGCTTTTGCAACGAGTGTTATTTTTATTGTGTTTATTTGTTCAAGAATAATTTGTGGGAGGATTCGAGGGTCTCAATCTAGACAAATGTTTCACAGACAGTCTGAGATTGATCTTCAACAG GCAGAAGAACAGATTAGAGGGCTTGAACCAGTTGTAGTAGCTACAATACCCACCTTAAGGTTCAACAGTGAGACATTCACTTCCATTGAAGATACACA ATGCTCCATATGTTTAGGCGACTACCAAGAGAAACAGGTGCTCAGAATCATGCCTAAATGTGGCCACAACTTTCATCTGTCTTGCATTGACCTATGGATAAGAAAACAATCCACTTGTCCTGTCTGTCGTTTACCTTTGCAGGACATTGGTGAAACAAAACAAATGAGAGCTGCAACATTTAGGACAATGATTACATTACCAAGTCCTCAATGTTCATCATCTTCTACAAATCCAGACATGAATAcgtga